In Vicingus serpentipes, the following are encoded in one genomic region:
- a CDS encoding UvrD-helicase domain-containing protein gives MNNFAVYNASAGSGKTFTLVKEYLKIALENDSDNQYKNILAVTFTNKAASEMKERVISALQSLSGQKALEGTPKHLMEALLLPVDKGGLGATQEQIVDRSKKVLKSILHNYGNFAIGTIDKFTHKIIRTFAHDLHLPLNFDIELNENEVLDKSIDLLISEIGSNEKITKLLIEYAGKKAEDEASWHIEKDLKNFAKNLIKEDGEIHLQQLRNLTIDDFEEIKKELSGSIKSFEKELSLLATNAIAEVHNKGINEKSFSRSFYTDYWKKLLNLKDFTPTATFLKIINGEQNWYAKTVPQDQQELIDSNQQEFITWYNTSKALIDNKGEEYFVNKLLIRNIYNLAVLNEIEKTIQEYKKENSVLSISDFNKKIAKIVASEPIPFIYERLGEKYKHYLIDEFQDTSIIQWHNLIPLIDNSLADGKFSMIVGDAKQAIYRFRGGEVDQIIKLPYLHNNNNNELIKEREAAFVRNYKKENLESNFRSKAEVVDFNNQFFSFIANNLSGTYKEIYNNLSQNYIPANIGGGVEIDLLEAEGKDEFDEITYNRILEIIAHNTSETEGYKLDDIAILTRGNKEGSAIATILLEKGIPVVSSESLLLNNSAEVKFLINIFNFLSNPKEVSFQLPVINYLINNQFTTDKLIDIYNHKNTSTLELYLLSKELMLDYKNIANYSLYELTEYLIRHFNLDQEVNIYIQFFLDKIQEYASRFDNSVVNFLEWWKNKSSKFSIVIPDGINAVKIMSIHKSKGLEFPVVIYPYADSVSKNTENFSWINDTNIERFKTAILPLNNSLKGTKYESILNDEVEKSKLDLVNILYVALTRPKDRLYILSKMYEAPKKPSQSNSINISKLFFDYCELNPSQKVSDSTYQFGIFSPNEKDEVNGENKNEEFTSVVYNNWRDKIEISFQAPEVWETEYLESATEYGRLVHKILADIETIGDLESVIKKYQLAGIINSKEAEDINKEINEILSLSAIKPFFTDIDKVINETSILLPSGKTYQPDRVVQKNNETFIIDYKTGNQETSHLKQLSNYQTILLEMGYTNVKSYLLYIKDRELVSL, from the coding sequence ATGAATAATTTTGCTGTATATAATGCTTCTGCAGGCTCGGGTAAAACGTTTACTCTTGTAAAAGAGTACCTTAAAATTGCGTTAGAAAACGACTCTGATAACCAATATAAAAATATTTTAGCGGTAACATTCACGAACAAAGCAGCATCAGAAATGAAAGAAAGAGTAATCTCTGCCCTTCAATCATTGTCTGGTCAAAAAGCATTGGAAGGTACACCAAAGCATTTAATGGAAGCTTTATTGCTCCCAGTTGATAAAGGTGGATTGGGTGCTACACAAGAGCAAATTGTTGATCGCAGCAAAAAAGTATTAAAATCTATTTTGCATAATTACGGCAATTTTGCAATCGGAACGATAGATAAATTTACCCATAAAATAATCAGAACGTTTGCTCATGATTTACATTTACCTTTAAATTTTGATATAGAGTTAAACGAAAATGAAGTTTTAGATAAGTCTATAGATTTATTAATTTCTGAGATAGGGTCTAATGAAAAGATAACAAAATTACTCATTGAATATGCTGGCAAGAAAGCTGAAGATGAAGCGAGTTGGCATATAGAAAAAGACCTTAAGAATTTTGCAAAGAATTTAATTAAAGAAGATGGAGAAATTCATTTACAACAATTAAGAAATTTAACGATTGATGATTTTGAAGAAATTAAAAAAGAGCTATCAGGATCTATAAAATCCTTCGAAAAAGAATTATCTTTATTAGCCACTAATGCTATTGCAGAAGTTCACAATAAAGGAATAAACGAAAAAAGTTTTTCTAGAAGTTTTTATACTGATTATTGGAAAAAGCTATTGAATCTTAAAGATTTCACCCCAACAGCTACATTTTTAAAAATAATTAATGGTGAACAAAATTGGTACGCAAAAACTGTCCCTCAAGATCAGCAAGAATTAATTGATTCAAATCAACAAGAATTTATTACATGGTATAATACATCTAAAGCTTTAATAGATAATAAGGGGGAAGAGTATTTTGTAAACAAATTATTGATTAGAAATATATACAACTTAGCTGTACTCAACGAAATTGAAAAAACAATTCAAGAATACAAGAAAGAAAATAGTGTTTTAAGTATCTCTGATTTTAATAAGAAAATTGCTAAAATAGTAGCAAGTGAGCCTATTCCATTTATCTATGAGCGATTGGGAGAGAAATACAAACATTATTTAATTGATGAGTTTCAGGATACTTCAATAATTCAATGGCACAATCTAATCCCTTTAATTGATAATTCTTTGGCAGATGGAAAGTTTAGTATGATTGTAGGGGATGCGAAACAAGCAATATATCGATTTAGAGGTGGTGAAGTAGACCAAATAATAAAATTGCCATACCTCCATAACAACAATAATAATGAGCTTATAAAAGAACGAGAAGCTGCTTTTGTTAGAAACTACAAGAAAGAAAATTTAGAATCAAACTTCAGGTCTAAAGCTGAGGTTGTAGATTTTAATAATCAGTTTTTCAGTTTTATTGCAAATAATCTCTCTGGTACTTATAAAGAAATCTATAATAATTTATCACAAAATTATATTCCTGCAAATATCGGAGGAGGAGTTGAAATTGATTTATTAGAAGCAGAGGGTAAAGATGAATTTGATGAAATTACTTATAATAGGATATTAGAAATTATAGCACATAATACTTCAGAAACGGAAGGTTATAAGTTGGATGATATTGCCATTCTAACAAGAGGAAATAAAGAAGGTTCTGCAATTGCTACAATTTTATTAGAGAAAGGAATTCCTGTAGTTTCTTCAGAAAGTTTGTTGCTAAATAACTCAGCGGAAGTAAAATTCTTAATCAATATTTTTAATTTCTTATCAAACCCAAAAGAAGTAAGTTTTCAGCTACCTGTTATTAATTATCTAATTAACAATCAGTTTACAACTGATAAACTAATTGATATTTATAACCATAAGAATACAAGTACTTTAGAGTTATATCTGTTAAGTAAAGAATTAATGTTAGATTATAAAAATATAGCAAACTATTCGTTATATGAATTAACCGAATATTTAATTCGTCATTTTAATTTAGATCAAGAAGTTAATATTTACATTCAATTTTTTCTTGATAAAATTCAAGAATATGCTTCAAGATTCGACAACTCGGTAGTAAACTTTTTAGAGTGGTGGAAAAATAAAAGCAGTAAATTTTCTATTGTAATTCCTGATGGTATAAATGCCGTTAAGATTATGAGTATTCATAAATCTAAAGGATTAGAATTCCCAGTTGTTATTTATCCGTATGCAGATTCAGTTAGTAAGAACACTGAAAATTTTAGCTGGATTAACGATACAAATATAGAGCGTTTTAAAACAGCTATTTTACCTTTAAATAATAGTCTTAAAGGAACTAAGTACGAGTCAATTCTTAATGATGAAGTTGAAAAATCGAAGTTAGATTTAGTTAATATTTTATATGTAGCCCTAACAAGGCCAAAAGATAGGTTGTATATTTTGAGTAAAATGTATGAAGCACCTAAAAAACCATCCCAAAGCAATTCAATAAATATTAGTAAGCTATTTTTCGATTACTGTGAGTTAAATCCATCCCAAAAAGTAAGCGATTCAACTTATCAGTTTGGTATTTTTTCTCCTAATGAAAAGGATGAAGTAAACGGTGAAAATAAGAATGAAGAGTTTACAAGTGTTGTTTATAATAATTGGAGAGATAAAATTGAAATTAGTTTTCAAGCGCCAGAAGTATGGGAAACTGAATATCTAGAATCAGCAACCGAATATGGTAGGTTAGTACACAAAATACTTGCTGATATTGAAACTATTGGAGATTTAGAAAGTGTGATAAAGAAATACCAATTAGCAGGAATTATCAATTCTAAAGAAGCTGAAGATATTAATAAAGAAATTAATGAGATTTTAAGTTTATCAGCCATAAAGCCTTTTTTTACTGATATAGACAAGGTGATTAATGAAACGTCTATTTTGTTGCCTTCAGGTAAAACATATCAACCAGATAGGGTAGTTCAAAAAAATAATGAAACGTTTATTATTGATTATAAGACAGGGAATCAAGAAACTTCTCATCTAAAGCAATTATCTAACTATCAAACGATATTACTTGAAATGGGATATACAAATGTAAAGAGTTACTTGCTTTATATTAAAGATAGAGAGTTGGTTAGTCTTTAA
- a CDS encoding MbnP family protein, with protein sequence MKTQNLLLTALLISAFAFLPSCSKDDDNPTPVVTVPTSPAATSANLTFDFTHNFDGANVSSANFNQFDFITLNDDTLNLTKLRYLISDIRLFKSNGDSVLIDGYQLVDVTNNTGLTYSPTDDIPTGSYTGISFTFGFDSLDNTGNYADLNSTSWNWPAMIGGGYHFMQMEGKYKDMGSEIGYAYHMGTASPSSGVFEQNYFRADLGAINITGDATIEIKMNIAEWYKNPYTWDLNAMHSMLMPNYTAQKSMYQNGHSVFSLGTVVQ encoded by the coding sequence ATGAAAACTCAAAATTTATTACTTACTGCACTTTTAATTAGTGCTTTTGCATTTTTACCATCTTGTTCAAAAGATGACGATAATCCTACTCCAGTTGTTACTGTCCCAACTTCACCTGCGGCAACATCTGCTAACTTAACATTTGATTTTACACATAATTTTGATGGAGCAAATGTTTCTTCGGCTAACTTTAATCAATTTGATTTTATCACTCTTAATGATGATACTTTAAATTTAACAAAGCTTCGTTATTTAATTTCTGACATTAGACTTTTCAAATCTAATGGAGATAGTGTTTTAATTGATGGTTACCAACTAGTTGATGTAACCAATAACACAGGGCTAACGTACTCTCCAACTGACGACATCCCAACTGGGTCTTATACTGGCATATCGTTTACTTTTGGTTTTGATAGCTTAGATAACACTGGGAACTATGCCGATTTAAATTCTACAAGCTGGAATTGGCCTGCAATGATTGGTGGTGGTTACCACTTTATGCAAATGGAAGGTAAATACAAAGATATGGGTAGTGAAATTGGATATGCTTACCACATGGGTACAGCTAGTCCAAGTTCTGGAGTATTTGAACAGAATTATTTTAGAGCTGATTTAGGAGCAATAAACATTACTGGAGATGCAACTATAGAAATTAAAATGAATATTGCTGAATGGTACAAAAACCCTTACACATGGGACTTAAATGCTATGCACAGCATGTTGATGCCTAATTATACTGCTCAAAAAAGCATGTACCAAAATGGCCATTCTGTATTTAGCTTAGGAACTGTAGTTCAATAA
- the miaA gene encoding tRNA (adenosine(37)-N6)-dimethylallyltransferase MiaA, with amino-acid sequence MQKNLIVILGPTATGKTNLAANLAAKMDGEVISADSRQVYKGMDIGTGKDLADFLVEGKQIPYHLIDIVDAGAEYNVFEFQKDFLPVYENVLNRGKQAILCGGTGMYLESVLKGYRFLEIPENKELRAELELKSIDELIAILKQEKEVHNTTDTIYKKRIIRAIEIAKFQSENEALIRDFPKINHIIFGIKFEREERRERITNRLKKRFKEEGMLEEVKQLIENGVSADKLKFYGLEYKIITEHLLGEITYNEMFEKLNVAIHQFAKRQMTWFRKMERNGFNINWIDGALSLDDKLAFILKKIDE; translated from the coding sequence ATGCAAAAAAACTTAATTGTAATACTTGGTCCAACCGCAACAGGAAAAACGAATTTGGCAGCGAATTTGGCAGCTAAAATGGATGGGGAGGTTATAAGTGCTGATTCACGACAAGTTTACAAAGGAATGGATATAGGAACGGGGAAAGATTTAGCTGACTTTTTGGTAGAAGGAAAACAAATACCTTATCATTTAATAGACATTGTAGATGCAGGAGCGGAATATAATGTGTTTGAGTTTCAGAAAGATTTCTTGCCTGTTTATGAAAATGTTTTAAATAGAGGAAAACAAGCGATTTTATGTGGAGGAACAGGAATGTATTTGGAATCTGTTCTTAAAGGGTATCGGTTTTTAGAAATACCAGAAAATAAGGAGTTGAGAGCTGAGTTGGAGTTAAAATCAATTGATGAATTGATTGCTATTTTAAAACAAGAAAAAGAAGTTCACAATACTACAGATACCATTTATAAAAAGCGAATAATTAGAGCAATTGAAATTGCTAAGTTTCAATCAGAAAATGAAGCTTTGATTCGTGATTTTCCTAAAATTAATCACATCATTTTTGGGATAAAGTTTGAAAGAGAGGAACGAAGAGAAAGAATCACAAATCGATTGAAAAAAAGATTTAAAGAGGAAGGGATGTTGGAGGAAGTAAAACAATTAATAGAAAATGGCGTTTCGGCCGATAAATTAAAATTTTATGGACTAGAGTATAAAATTATTACAGAGCATTTATTGGGAGAAATAACCTATAATGAAATGTTTGAAAAATTAAATGTTGCTATACATCAATTTGCAAAACGTCAAATGACTTGGTTTCGAAAAATGGAACGAAATGGGTTTAACATTAATTGGATTGATGGGGCTTTATCGTTAGATGATAAACTTGCTTTTATATTGAAAAAAATAGATGAATAA
- the katG gene encoding catalase/peroxidase HPI produces the protein MKKLIPLSILSLLVIGACKNQNEQMMEKENGGCPFGFDKGHKKEQVSVIKNNDDWWPNKLNLDILAQNSELTNPMERDFNYKKEFEKLDLNQLKKDIEVVLTKSQDWWPADYGHYGPLMIRMAWHSAGTYRTGDGRGGTRMGLQRFAPQNSWPDNGNLDKARRLLWPIKQKYGQQISWADLMILTGNVALESMGFKTIGFAGGRADVWEPQEDIYWGPESDWLESRRLNEEGELDLNIENPLAAVQMGLIYVNPEGPNGNPDPIASAKNIRIAFARMGMNDEETVALIAGGHSFGKTHGAGPAENVGASPEAASIEEQGFGWRSAYKSGKGEDAITSGLEVIWTPTPTIWSHAYINILFNNEWELTKSPAGAHQWVTKSTAEILPDAFNKEKKHRATMLTSDLALKFDPEYKKVCQKFIDEPSSFDKAFANAWFKLTHRDMGPKSTYLGSEVPEENFLWQDPIPTRNYDLISKSDIDRIKQEIINSGISLNHLIETAWASASSFRGSDRRGGANGARIRLEPQINWEANNPNQLKKVLAVYEQIQEKFNANSGSKKVSMADLIVLGGNAAIEKSASNAGFNIPVPFNPGRTDATQEQTDVASFNVLEPIADGFRNFQKKKYTLTTEELLVDKAQLLTLTVPEMTVLVGGMRALNANFDDSNYGILTNTPGKLNNNFFINLLDMSTYWTPKSEDKTEFEGKDRATNKVKWTATRADLIFGSNSELRAIAEVYASNDAQEKFVNDFINAWTKVMNLDRFDLKQ, from the coding sequence ATGAAAAAATTAATACCATTAAGCATTCTTTCATTATTAGTAATAGGTGCTTGCAAAAATCAAAATGAACAAATGATGGAAAAAGAAAACGGAGGTTGCCCTTTTGGATTTGATAAAGGACATAAAAAAGAACAAGTTTCAGTAATAAAAAATAACGATGATTGGTGGCCAAATAAATTGAATTTGGACATTTTAGCTCAGAATTCTGAACTTACAAACCCCATGGAAAGGGATTTTAATTATAAAAAGGAATTTGAAAAATTAGACTTGAATCAACTTAAAAAAGATATTGAAGTAGTATTAACTAAATCTCAAGATTGGTGGCCAGCTGACTATGGTCACTATGGACCATTAATGATTAGAATGGCTTGGCACAGTGCTGGAACATACAGAACAGGTGATGGAAGAGGAGGCACAAGAATGGGTCTACAACGTTTTGCTCCTCAAAACAGTTGGCCTGATAATGGAAACCTTGATAAAGCTAGAAGGTTATTATGGCCAATAAAACAAAAATATGGCCAACAAATATCATGGGCAGATTTAATGATTTTGACTGGTAATGTAGCTTTAGAGTCAATGGGGTTTAAAACTATTGGATTTGCTGGAGGAAGAGCTGACGTTTGGGAACCTCAAGAAGATATATACTGGGGTCCTGAAAGTGATTGGTTAGAATCAAGAAGATTAAACGAAGAAGGTGAACTAGATTTAAATATTGAAAATCCTTTAGCTGCTGTTCAAATGGGATTAATTTATGTAAACCCAGAAGGGCCAAACGGAAATCCTGACCCAATAGCTTCAGCTAAAAATATTCGGATTGCCTTTGCACGTATGGGAATGAATGATGAAGAAACAGTCGCATTAATTGCTGGTGGTCATTCATTTGGTAAAACACACGGAGCCGGACCAGCAGAAAATGTAGGTGCTTCACCAGAAGCAGCTAGTATAGAAGAACAAGGTTTCGGTTGGAGAAGTGCTTATAAATCTGGAAAAGGAGAAGATGCAATCACTTCTGGCTTAGAGGTAATTTGGACGCCTACTCCAACTATATGGAGCCACGCTTATATTAACATCTTATTTAATAATGAATGGGAATTAACAAAAAGTCCTGCAGGAGCTCATCAATGGGTAACTAAAAGTACTGCAGAAATACTTCCAGATGCTTTTAATAAAGAAAAGAAACATAGAGCTACAATGCTAACTTCTGATTTAGCTTTAAAATTTGATCCTGAATACAAAAAAGTATGTCAAAAGTTTATTGATGAGCCATCATCTTTTGATAAAGCTTTTGCTAATGCTTGGTTTAAATTAACACACAGAGATATGGGACCAAAATCAACTTATCTTGGTTCTGAAGTCCCAGAAGAAAACTTTTTATGGCAAGACCCAATTCCTACTAGAAATTATGACTTAATTTCTAAATCTGATATTGATAGGATAAAACAAGAAATAATAAACTCTGGTATATCTCTCAATCACTTGATTGAAACTGCATGGGCATCAGCTTCATCTTTCAGAGGCTCTGATAGAAGAGGTGGTGCAAATGGAGCTAGAATTAGATTAGAACCTCAAATCAATTGGGAAGCGAATAATCCAAATCAGCTTAAGAAAGTTTTAGCAGTCTATGAACAAATTCAGGAGAAGTTCAATGCCAATTCAGGAAGCAAAAAAGTTTCAATGGCGGATTTAATAGTGTTAGGTGGAAATGCTGCCATCGAAAAATCTGCTTCAAATGCTGGCTTTAATATTCCTGTTCCATTTAACCCTGGAAGAACAGATGCAACACAAGAACAAACAGATGTAGCTTCTTTTAATGTGTTAGAACCTATAGCAGATGGTTTTAGAAATTTTCAAAAAAAGAAATACACCCTTACAACTGAAGAATTGTTAGTTGACAAAGCTCAATTATTAACGTTAACAGTTCCAGAAATGACAGTTCTTGTTGGTGGAATGAGAGCTTTAAATGCAAATTTTGATGATTCAAACTATGGCATTTTAACCAATACTCCTGGTAAACTTAATAATAACTTCTTTATTAATTTGTTAGATATGAGTACTTATTGGACACCTAAATCAGAAGATAAAACAGAGTTTGAAGGAAAAGATAGGGCAACTAATAAAGTAAAATGGACAGCTACTAGAGCAGATTTAATATTTGGTTCAAATTCTGAATTGAGAGCAATAGCAGAAGTTTATGCCAGTAATGATGCACAAGAAAAGTTTGTTAATGATTTTATTAATGCATGGACAAAGGTTATGAACCTAGATCGTTTTGATTTAAAACAATAA
- a CDS encoding hydrogen peroxide-inducible genes activator, which translates to MNIQQFQYVLAVADSKNFEEAAERCFITQSTLSTMIARFEGEIGMKIFNRKTKPVSITTEGLEIIQKLRVINNEISQLENVIQELKGEMIGELKIGIIPTIAPYLLPLFLSDFATKFQKIKIIVKEIPTSQIIESLKNRSLDIGILALPILDSELIEKELFVEPFLVYDCRDKKSVSKISINELDYSRLLLLQEGHCLRTQVHQICELSDQSPNVEINFEFESASMDSLLRFTKANQGMTIIPYLASLEIFDKDKKNIVAFKMPIPSRSVGMLTHKFFVKKRLASELQKIIHDAVLELIPKVKKAEIVNPV; encoded by the coding sequence ATGAATATTCAGCAATTTCAGTATGTGTTAGCAGTTGCCGATTCAAAGAATTTTGAGGAGGCAGCAGAAAGATGTTTTATAACACAATCAACTTTAAGTACTATGATAGCTAGATTTGAAGGTGAAATAGGAATGAAAATATTTAATAGAAAAACAAAGCCAGTTTCAATTACGACTGAAGGTTTAGAAATTATACAAAAATTAAGGGTTATTAATAATGAAATAAGTCAGTTAGAAAATGTAATTCAAGAATTGAAAGGAGAAATGATTGGAGAGTTAAAGATTGGAATTATACCTACTATCGCTCCATATCTTTTGCCTTTATTTTTATCCGATTTTGCGACAAAGTTTCAAAAGATTAAGATTATTGTTAAAGAAATTCCAACATCCCAAATTATAGAATCACTTAAAAATAGGTCTTTAGATATAGGAATACTTGCTTTACCTATTTTAGATAGTGAACTAATTGAAAAGGAGTTGTTTGTAGAGCCTTTTTTAGTTTATGATTGTCGAGATAAAAAATCGGTTTCAAAAATATCAATTAATGAGCTAGATTATTCTAGGCTTTTGTTATTGCAAGAAGGTCATTGTCTAAGAACTCAAGTTCATCAAATATGTGAGTTATCAGACCAATCTCCAAATGTTGAAATAAATTTTGAATTTGAGTCAGCCTCTATGGATAGTTTATTGCGATTCACTAAAGCCAATCAAGGAATGACTATTATACCTTACTTAGCTTCTTTAGAAATATTTGATAAGGATAAGAAAAATATAGTAGCATTCAAAATGCCAATTCCATCTCGTTCTGTAGGTATGTTAACTCATAAATTCTTTGTTAAAAAAAGATTGGCTAGCGAACTTCAAAAAATAATTCATGATGCAGTTTTGGAATTAATTCCAAAAGTTAAAAAAGCTGAAATAGTTAATCCTGTATAA
- a CDS encoding cytochrome-c peroxidase yields MKKFISYFLILGFITLNYSCAKKEGCTDPASLNYDAEAEVNDGSCIYPKEGCTDPTSLNYDPNAQIDNGTCIYSNSSGAPTPYELEIPVLFAQNILPPVIPSDNPMTYQGVALGRKLFFDRILSGDGTQSCASCHNPQLAFAENSAFSIGIDGIQGTLSAMPLFNMAWNWDNKFFWDGRAAGIEEQALGPVVNPIEMHNTWQNAINSLQNHPDYPQLFNSAFETSVIDSSLVVKAIAQFERTLISSNSKFDKFLRGEVSLSPAEANGFNIFMDESRGDCFHCHGNANNPLWTDNAFHNNGLDATFTDNGLGDVTGNPNDNGKFKSPSLRNLAYTAPYMHDGRFATLEEVINHYSEGLVNSPTIDPLMKTVSAGGVNLSPSDKADLKAFLLSLSDDDFINNPDFQAP; encoded by the coding sequence ATGAAAAAGTTTATTTCATATTTTTTAATACTAGGATTTATTACCCTTAATTATTCTTGTGCTAAAAAGGAAGGTTGTACAGATCCTGCATCACTTAATTATGATGCAGAAGCAGAAGTTAATGATGGAAGTTGCATTTATCCAAAAGAAGGCTGTACAGACCCTACATCATTAAATTATGATCCTAACGCACAAATTGATAATGGTACTTGTATTTATTCTAATTCATCAGGCGCACCTACACCTTACGAACTAGAAATTCCTGTTTTATTTGCTCAAAATATTTTGCCACCAGTAATCCCTTCAGATAATCCGATGACATACCAAGGTGTTGCTTTAGGTAGAAAGTTATTTTTTGATCGAATTTTATCTGGAGATGGAACACAATCTTGTGCAAGTTGTCATAATCCACAACTTGCTTTTGCTGAAAACTCAGCTTTTAGCATAGGAATAGATGGTATTCAAGGAACACTAAGTGCTATGCCATTATTTAATATGGCTTGGAATTGGGATAATAAATTCTTTTGGGATGGAAGAGCAGCTGGGATTGAAGAACAAGCCTTAGGCCCTGTTGTAAATCCAATAGAAATGCACAATACATGGCAAAATGCAATTAACTCACTTCAAAACCATCCTGATTATCCTCAATTATTTAATAGTGCTTTTGAAACTTCTGTAATCGACTCTTCTCTTGTAGTAAAAGCTATCGCTCAGTTCGAAAGAACTTTAATTTCAAGCAATTCAAAATTTGATAAATTTTTAAGGGGTGAAGTTTCTCTTTCTCCTGCAGAAGCAAACGGGTTTAATATTTTTATGGATGAAAGTAGAGGAGATTGTTTTCACTGTCATGGAAATGCTAACAATCCGTTATGGACAGATAATGCTTTTCATAATAATGGTTTAGATGCAACATTTACTGATAATGGATTGGGTGATGTAACAGGAAACCCTAATGATAATGGTAAATTTAAAAGTCCATCGTTACGAAATTTAGCCTATACAGCTCCTTATATGCACGATGGAAGGTTTGCGACATTAGAAGAGGTAATTAACCATTACAGTGAAGGTTTAGTTAACTCCCCTACTATTGACCCTTTAATGAAAACTGTAAGTGCTGGAGGTGTTAATTTATCTCCAAGTGATAAAGCAGATTTAAAAGCATTTTTGTTGTCTTTATCTGATGATGATTTTATAAACAATCCCGATTTTCAAGCACCATAA